One window of Lacerta agilis isolate rLacAgi1 chromosome 14, rLacAgi1.pri, whole genome shotgun sequence genomic DNA carries:
- the GLTP gene encoding glycolipid transfer protein: MALLLEYEFKALPADKQIDTEPFLEAVAHLPPFFDCLGTPIVYAPVKADLTGNIKKIRAVYESNPTKFKTLQNILEVEKEMHGAAWPKVGATLALMWLKRGLKFMQVLLQSLCEGERDEENPNLIRVNATKAYELALRKYHGWMLQKLFLGSVYALPYKSDLLKALEKGKEVKEEETLEKIHQFLSKATPILDAIYEMYTKMNAELSYKA, encoded by the exons ATGGCGCTGCTGCTCGAGTACGAGTTCAAGGCGCTGCCGGCCGACAAGCAGATCGACACGGAGCCCTTCCTGGAGGCCGTGGCGCACCTGCCGCCCTTCTTCG attgcttggggacGCCCATTGTGTATGCGCCAGTCAAAGCTGACCTCACTGGGAACATTAAg aaaATACGAGCTGTTTACGAATCAAACCCAACCAAGTTCAAAACGCTGCAGAACATCTtggaggtggagaaggagatgCATGGAGCGGCTTGGCCAAAAGTTGGGGCAACCTTGGCACTCATGTGGCTGAAAAG GGGCCTGAAGTTCATGCAAGTTCTGCTGCAGAGCCTGTGTGAAGGCGAGAGGGACGAGGAGAACCCAAACCTCATCCGGGTCAATGCCACCAAAGCCTATGAGTTGGCACTGAGGAAGTACCATGGCTGGATGCTACAGAAGCTGTTCTTG GGCTCTGTGTATGCTCTCCCTTACAAATCGGATTTGCTGAAAGCCCTGGAAAAAGGCAAAGAGGTGAAGGAAGAGGAGACCTTAGAGAAGATCCACCAGTTCCTCTCCAAGGCGACACCCATCCTGGACGCAATCTACGAAATGTACACAAAGATGAATGCTGAACTGAGCTACAAGGCTTGA